A genomic window from Streptomyces sp. WMMC940 includes:
- the glmS gene encoding glutamine--fructose-6-phosphate transaminase (isomerizing), whose protein sequence is MCGIVGYIGKRDVAPLLLEGLARLEYRGYDSAGMVITSPKSTGLKMVKAKGRVRDLEARVPKRFTGTTGIAHTRWATHGAPSDINSHPHLDPENKVAVVHNGIVDNADELRAKLEADGVVFASETDTEVITHLIARSQAETLEEKVREAVKVIEGTYGIAVMHADFNDRIVVARNGSPVILGIGEKEMLVASDVAALIAHTRQVVTLNDGEMATLKADDFRTYTTTGTRTTATPETVEWEAASYDMGGHDTYMHKEISEQPDAVDRVLRGRIDDRFSTVHLGGLNLDAREARGIRRVKILGCGTSYHAGLIGAGLIESLARIPADSEPASEFRYRNPVVDPDTLYIAVSQSGETYDVLAAVQELKRKGARVLGVVNVVGSAIARETDGGVYVHAGPEVCVVSTKCFTNTVVAFALLALHLGRIRDLSVADGKRIIEGLRRLPAQISEILESEDEIEKLAAEYADAKSMMFIGRVRGYPVALEASLKLKEISYIHAEAYPASELKHGPLALIEPALPTVAIVPDDELLEKNRAALEEIKARSGRILAVAHQEQEKADHTILVPKNEDELDPILMGIPLQLLAYHTALALGRDIDKPRNLAKSVTVE, encoded by the coding sequence ATGTGCGGAATCGTCGGTTACATCGGGAAGCGCGACGTCGCGCCGCTGCTGCTGGAGGGCCTGGCGCGGCTGGAGTACCGGGGCTACGACTCCGCGGGCATGGTGATCACCAGCCCCAAGAGCACCGGCCTGAAGATGGTCAAGGCCAAGGGCCGCGTCCGTGACCTGGAGGCCCGCGTCCCCAAGCGCTTCACCGGCACCACCGGCATCGCCCACACCCGCTGGGCCACCCACGGCGCCCCGAGCGACATCAACTCGCACCCGCACCTGGACCCCGAGAACAAGGTCGCCGTCGTCCACAACGGCATCGTCGACAACGCCGACGAGCTGCGCGCCAAGCTGGAGGCCGACGGCGTCGTCTTCGCCTCCGAGACCGACACCGAGGTGATCACCCATCTGATCGCCCGCTCCCAGGCCGAGACCCTGGAGGAGAAGGTCCGCGAGGCGGTCAAGGTCATCGAGGGCACCTACGGCATCGCCGTGATGCACGCCGACTTCAACGACCGCATCGTGGTCGCGCGCAACGGCTCCCCCGTCATCCTCGGCATCGGCGAGAAGGAGATGCTCGTCGCCTCCGACGTCGCCGCGCTGATCGCCCACACCCGCCAGGTGGTCACCCTCAACGACGGCGAGATGGCCACCCTGAAGGCCGACGACTTCCGCACCTACACGACCACGGGCACGCGGACCACCGCCACCCCCGAGACCGTCGAGTGGGAGGCCGCCTCGTACGACATGGGCGGCCACGACACCTACATGCACAAGGAGATCTCCGAGCAGCCGGACGCCGTGGACCGCGTGCTGCGCGGCCGCATCGACGACCGGTTCTCCACGGTGCACCTGGGCGGTCTGAACCTGGACGCCCGCGAGGCCCGCGGTATCCGCCGCGTCAAGATCCTCGGCTGCGGCACCTCGTACCACGCGGGCCTGATCGGCGCCGGACTCATCGAGTCCCTGGCCCGGATCCCCGCCGACTCCGAGCCGGCCTCCGAGTTCCGCTACCGCAACCCGGTGGTGGACCCGGACACGCTCTACATCGCCGTCTCCCAGTCCGGTGAGACCTACGACGTGCTCGCGGCCGTCCAGGAGCTCAAGCGCAAGGGCGCCCGCGTCCTCGGTGTGGTGAACGTGGTCGGCTCCGCGATCGCCCGCGAGACGGACGGCGGCGTGTACGTGCACGCCGGCCCCGAGGTCTGCGTCGTCTCCACCAAGTGCTTCACCAACACGGTGGTCGCGTTCGCGCTGCTCGCGCTGCACCTCGGCCGCATCCGCGACCTGTCCGTCGCCGACGGCAAGCGGATCATCGAGGGTCTGCGCAGGCTGCCCGCCCAGATCTCCGAGATCCTCGAGTCCGAGGACGAGATCGAGAAGCTGGCCGCCGAGTACGCCGACGCCAAGTCGATGATGTTCATCGGCCGGGTCCGCGGCTACCCGGTGGCGCTCGAGGCCTCGCTGAAGCTCAAGGAGATCTCCTACATCCACGCCGAGGCCTACCCGGCCTCCGAACTGAAGCACGGCCCGCTGGCGCTGATCGAGCCGGCGCTGCCTACGGTCGCGATCGTCCCGGACGACGAGCTACTGGAGAAGAACCGCGCCGCACTGGAGGAGATCAAGGCCCGCAGCGGCCGGATCCTCGCGGTCGCCCACCAGGAGCAGGAGAAGGCCGACCACACGATCCTGGTGCCCAAGAACGAGGACGAGCTGGACCCGATCCTCATGGGCATCCCGCTCCAGCTCCTCGCCTACCACACGGCCCTGGCCCTCGGCCGGGACATCGACAAGCCGCGCAACCTGGCCAAGTCGGTCACCGTGGAGTAG
- a CDS encoding GPR1/FUN34/YaaH family transporter, whose product MDKDVSAGSATTTTLGHLALGLTLLAFGIGNTGVIDNVAASDAAALATWVGGVALFVVGLLEFRAGNGGTGTAFAGLGALWFTWGTGTGAEVSAEAAGLFMLLFALLALTLTAGASGSGILGQGVYGLLCVSMLLLAIASFAGNDGLAKAGGWAAAVAGLVAWYGATAALAHWPTFSGRAAGRGVTATG is encoded by the coding sequence GTGGACAAGGACGTCTCCGCGGGAAGCGCCACGACAACCACTCTCGGCCACCTCGCACTGGGCCTGACGCTGCTGGCCTTCGGAATCGGCAACACCGGTGTGATCGACAATGTCGCGGCGTCCGACGCCGCAGCCCTCGCGACCTGGGTGGGCGGGGTCGCACTGTTCGTCGTCGGGTTGCTCGAGTTCCGCGCGGGCAACGGCGGTACGGGTACGGCCTTCGCCGGCCTCGGCGCCCTCTGGTTCACCTGGGGGACCGGCACCGGCGCGGAGGTCTCGGCGGAGGCCGCCGGGCTGTTCATGCTCCTGTTCGCGCTCCTGGCGCTCACGCTCACCGCGGGAGCGTCCGGCAGCGGGATCCTCGGCCAGGGCGTGTACGGGCTGCTGTGCGTGTCCATGCTGCTCCTCGCGATCGCCTCGTTCGCGGGGAACGACGGACTGGCGAAGGCCGGCGGCTGGGCCGCCGCGGTCGCGGGTCTCGTGGCCTGGTACGGCGCCACCGCGGCGCTGGCGCACTGGCCCACCTTCTCCGGGCGTGCCGCAGGCCGGGGTGTGACGGCCACCGGCTGA
- a CDS encoding lysine N(6)-hydroxylase/L-ornithine N(5)-oxygenase family protein, translating to MSTPPEHRDIHDFIGIGLGPFNLGLACLTEPVDELNGLFLESKPDFEWHSGMFLDGAHLQTPFMSDLVTLADPTSPYSFLNYLKEKGRLYSFYIRENFYPLRTEYNDYCRWAAAKLSSIRFGTTVTRVEFEAEDEVYAVRTADGETFRARRLVLGTGTPPYVPESCRGLGGDFIHNSRYLQAKEELQKKESITLVGSGQSAAEIYYDLLSEIDVHGYRLNWVTRSPRFFPLEYTKLTLEMTSPEYVDYFHALPEATRYRLETQQKNLFKGIDGELINEIFDLLYRKNLGGPVPTRLLTNTALCTASYENGAYTLGLRQEEQEKDFEIRTEGLVLATGYKYVTPAFLEPVLDRLRRDGRGRFDVARNYSIDTTGRGVFLQNAGVHTHSITSPDLGMGAYRNAYIIAEMLGSEHYPVEKTIAFQEFAV from the coding sequence TTGTCCACGCCTCCTGAGCACCGTGACATCCACGATTTCATCGGTATCGGACTCGGTCCGTTCAACCTCGGCCTCGCCTGCCTGACCGAGCCGGTCGACGAGCTGAACGGTCTCTTCCTCGAGTCCAAGCCGGACTTCGAGTGGCACTCGGGCATGTTCCTCGACGGCGCCCATCTGCAGACCCCGTTCATGTCGGACCTGGTCACGCTCGCCGATCCGACGTCGCCGTACTCCTTCCTCAACTACCTGAAGGAGAAGGGCCGGCTCTACTCGTTCTACATCCGCGAGAACTTCTACCCGCTGCGGACCGAGTACAACGACTACTGCCGCTGGGCCGCCGCCAAGCTGAGCAGCATCCGCTTCGGCACCACGGTGACCCGGGTCGAGTTCGAGGCGGAGGACGAGGTCTACGCCGTACGCACCGCCGACGGCGAGACGTTCCGCGCGCGCAGACTCGTCCTGGGCACCGGCACCCCACCCTACGTCCCGGAGTCCTGCCGGGGCCTCGGCGGCGACTTCATCCACAACTCGCGCTACCTCCAGGCCAAGGAGGAGTTGCAGAAGAAGGAGTCGATCACTCTCGTCGGCAGCGGCCAGAGCGCCGCGGAGATCTACTACGACCTCCTCTCCGAGATCGACGTGCACGGCTACCGCCTCAACTGGGTCACCCGCTCCCCGCGGTTCTTCCCGCTGGAGTACACCAAGCTGACCCTGGAGATGACCTCCCCGGAGTACGTGGACTACTTCCACGCGCTGCCGGAGGCCACCCGCTACCGGCTCGAGACGCAGCAGAAGAACCTCTTCAAGGGCATCGACGGCGAGCTCATCAACGAGATCTTCGACCTGCTATACCGGAAGAACCTCGGCGGCCCGGTGCCGACCCGTCTGCTCACCAACACCGCCCTGTGCACGGCCTCCTACGAGAACGGCGCCTACACCCTGGGGCTGCGCCAGGAGGAGCAGGAGAAGGACTTCGAGATCCGGACCGAGGGCCTGGTCCTCGCCACGGGCTACAAGTACGTCACCCCCGCGTTCCTGGAGCCCGTGCTCGACCGGCTGCGCCGGGACGGCCGGGGCCGCTTCGACGTCGCCCGCAACTACTCGATCGACACCACGGGGCGCGGGGTCTTCCTGCAGAACGCGGGGGTGCACACGCACTCCATCACCTCGCCCGACCTGGGCATGGGCGCGTACCGCAATGCGTACATCATCGCCGAGATGCTCGGCAGTGAGCACTACCCCGTGGAGAAGACCATCGCATTCCAGGAGTTCGCCGTATGA
- a CDS encoding IucA/IucC family protein, producing the protein MSTAIDSVSHLTPELWAEANRLLVRKGLAEFSHERLLAPKDLADGRWAVLSDDGRTEYRFAAGRLALDHWQVDADSVTRHRDGAELPLDALEFITELRGALGLSDEILPVYLEEISSTLSGTAYKLSKPEVSAAELSRAGFQDIETGMTEGHPCFVANNGRLGFGIHEYHRYAPEAAAPVRLLWVAAHRSRAAFTSCTDLGYENLMRAELGQGTLDRFDARLRGLGLDPADYLLMPVHPWQWWNKLSVTFAAEVARQRLVPLGEGDDEYLAQQSIRTFFNTSDPAKHYVKTAMSVINMGFMRGLSAAYMEATPAINDWLAGLIASDDVLTAARFSIIRERAAVGYRHLEYEAATDRFSPYRKMLAALWRESPVGTLENGERLATMASLVHTDRSGKSFAGALITESGLAPEVWLRRYLDAYLLPVLHCFYAYDLVYMPHGENVILVLGEDGAVRRAIFKDIAEEICVMDPDAVLPPAVERVRAEVPEDMKLLSVFTDVFDCFFRFLAAALVTEGVLDEDAFWRTVAECVTGYQESMPHLRERFAQYDMFAPEFALSCLNRLQLRDNKQMVDLADPSGALQLVGDLENPIARFR; encoded by the coding sequence ATGAGCACGGCGATCGACAGCGTCTCCCACCTCACCCCCGAGCTGTGGGCCGAGGCCAACCGGCTGCTGGTCCGCAAGGGTCTCGCCGAGTTCTCCCACGAGCGGCTGCTCGCGCCGAAGGACCTCGCGGACGGCCGCTGGGCGGTGCTCAGCGACGACGGCAGGACCGAGTACCGGTTCGCCGCCGGGCGGCTGGCGCTCGATCACTGGCAGGTGGATGCGGACTCCGTGACCCGTCACCGCGACGGTGCCGAACTCCCGCTGGACGCACTGGAGTTCATCACCGAGCTGCGGGGCGCACTCGGCCTGTCCGACGAGATCCTTCCGGTGTACCTGGAGGAGATCTCCTCCACCCTGTCCGGCACGGCGTACAAACTCAGCAAGCCCGAGGTGTCCGCGGCCGAACTCAGCCGCGCCGGGTTCCAGGACATCGAGACCGGGATGACCGAGGGCCACCCCTGTTTCGTCGCCAACAACGGACGGCTCGGCTTCGGCATCCACGAGTACCACCGGTACGCGCCGGAGGCCGCGGCCCCGGTCCGCCTGCTGTGGGTGGCCGCGCACCGCTCGCGTGCCGCGTTCACCTCCTGCACGGACCTCGGCTACGAGAACCTGATGCGGGCCGAGCTGGGCCAGGGGACGCTCGACCGGTTCGACGCCAGGCTGCGCGGCCTCGGGCTGGACCCGGCGGACTACCTGCTGATGCCCGTCCACCCCTGGCAGTGGTGGAACAAGCTCTCCGTCACCTTCGCCGCCGAGGTGGCCCGGCAGCGTCTGGTGCCGCTCGGCGAGGGCGACGACGAGTACCTGGCGCAGCAGTCGATCCGCACCTTCTTCAACACCAGCGACCCCGCCAAGCACTATGTGAAGACGGCGATGTCCGTCATCAACATGGGCTTCATGCGGGGCCTGTCCGCCGCGTACATGGAGGCCACGCCGGCCATCAACGACTGGCTGGCCGGGCTGATCGCGAGCGACGACGTACTGACGGCGGCGCGCTTCTCGATCATCCGCGAGCGGGCCGCGGTCGGGTACCGGCACCTGGAGTACGAGGCCGCGACGGACCGCTTCTCCCCCTACCGCAAGATGCTGGCCGCGCTCTGGCGCGAGAGCCCGGTGGGCACCCTGGAGAACGGGGAGCGGCTGGCGACGATGGCCTCGCTGGTGCACACCGACCGCTCCGGGAAGTCCTTCGCCGGTGCGCTGATCACCGAGTCGGGACTGGCGCCCGAGGTGTGGCTGCGCCGCTACCTGGACGCCTACCTGCTGCCGGTGCTGCACTGCTTCTACGCGTACGACCTCGTCTACATGCCGCACGGGGAGAACGTCATCCTGGTGCTCGGCGAGGACGGCGCGGTGCGGCGGGCGATCTTCAAGGACATCGCCGAGGAGATCTGCGTGATGGACCCGGACGCGGTCCTGCCGCCGGCGGTCGAGCGGGTCCGCGCCGAGGTCCCCGAGGACATGAAGCTGCTGTCGGTCTTCACGGACGTCTTCGACTGCTTCTTCCGGTTCCTCGCCGCCGCGCTGGTCACGGAGGGCGTGCTGGACGAGGACGCGTTCTGGCGGACGGTCGCCGAGTGCGTCACCGGCTACCAGGAGTCCATGCCGCACCTGCGGGAGAGGTTCGCCCAGTACGACATGTTCGCCCCGGAGTTCGCGCTGTCCTGCCTCAACCGGCTCCAACTGCGGGACAACAAGCAGATGGTGGACCTGGCCGACCCGTCGGGCGCCCTCCAGCTGGTGGGTGACCTGGAGAACCCGATCGCGCGGTTCCGGTAG
- a CDS encoding GNAT family N-acetyltransferase, translating into MSTTAPALGTFSVRPLDPSPASGGETPSDAELLHRWVTDPKAAFWMMQDARLEDVEREYMRIAAHEHHDAFIGLHDGEPAFLMERYDPRHVELVGLYEPEPGDVGMHFLVAPTDTPVHGFTRAVITAVMRELFADPATRRVVVEPDVGNKAVHALNAAVGFVPEREIRKPEKTALLSFCTREQFEAAVGDAEVPG; encoded by the coding sequence ATGAGCACCACCGCCCCAGCCCTGGGGACGTTCTCCGTCCGTCCCCTCGACCCTTCCCCTGCCTCCGGTGGGGAGACCCCGAGCGACGCGGAGCTGCTGCACCGCTGGGTCACCGACCCCAAGGCCGCCTTCTGGATGATGCAGGACGCCAGGCTGGAGGACGTGGAGCGCGAGTACATGAGGATCGCCGCGCACGAGCACCACGACGCCTTCATCGGGCTGCACGACGGCGAGCCGGCCTTCCTGATGGAGCGCTACGACCCTCGTCATGTGGAGTTGGTCGGTCTCTACGAGCCCGAGCCCGGAGACGTGGGCATGCACTTCCTGGTCGCCCCGACCGACACCCCGGTCCACGGCTTCACCCGGGCCGTGATCACCGCCGTGATGCGGGAGCTGTTCGCCGACCCGGCGACCCGCCGGGTCGTCGTCGAGCCGGACGTCGGCAACAAGGCCGTGCACGCGCTCAACGCGGCCGTCGGCTTCGTGCCCGAGCGCGAGATACGGAAACCCGAGAAGACGGCGCTGCTGAGCTTCTGCACGCGTGAGCAGTTCGAGGCGGCCGTCGGCGATGCGGAGGTGCCGGGATGA
- a CDS encoding DUF4429 domain-containing protein, giving the protein MAEIIQKDGTWTFDGRTVRIVPGTGKTHPLRQALGELAVPLEALAGVAFEPGRRGGRLRLKLRDGSDPLLLAADGRLPESGDPYRLPVENDRSGVAEYFVDELRNALLLDQVPDGPVDRFLLPGPAVPVSGGGGDGTASFDGDTIRLTWNWKAEESKASSGASTFPLSEVSGVRWLPAIGLENGYLRFLLNGRPAQRPAKHDPYALDLWGLSRKEYTAVLVAAAVTARLPHPSAPPRTPGELPSAAPAAEDHDVLLRRLRELGELHRAGILTDEEFSTAKQAVLKRM; this is encoded by the coding sequence ATGGCGGAAATCATCCAGAAGGACGGCACCTGGACCTTCGACGGGCGGACCGTGCGCATCGTCCCCGGCACCGGCAAGACGCACCCCCTGCGGCAGGCGCTCGGTGAACTCGCCGTCCCGCTGGAGGCGTTGGCCGGTGTCGCGTTCGAGCCCGGACGCCGCGGCGGGCGGCTGCGCCTGAAGCTGCGGGACGGCAGCGATCCGCTGCTGCTGGCCGCCGACGGACGGCTGCCGGAGAGCGGCGACCCCTACCGGCTGCCGGTGGAGAACGACCGCAGCGGTGTGGCCGAGTACTTCGTGGACGAACTGCGCAACGCCCTGCTGCTGGACCAGGTCCCGGACGGACCGGTGGACCGCTTCCTGCTGCCGGGCCCGGCGGTGCCGGTCTCGGGCGGCGGGGGCGACGGCACGGCCTCCTTCGACGGGGACACGATCCGCCTCACGTGGAACTGGAAGGCGGAGGAGTCCAAGGCCTCGTCCGGGGCGAGCACGTTCCCGCTCTCCGAGGTGAGCGGCGTGCGCTGGCTGCCGGCGATCGGCCTGGAGAACGGCTATCTGCGTTTTCTGCTGAACGGCCGACCCGCCCAGCGGCCCGCCAAGCACGACCCGTACGCGCTCGACCTGTGGGGACTGTCGCGCAAGGAGTACACCGCCGTCCTGGTCGCCGCCGCCGTGACCGCCCGGCTCCCGCACCCGAGCGCCCCGCCGAGGACGCCCGGGGAACTGCCGTCCGCCGCTCCGGCGGCGGAAGATCACGACGTGCTGCTGCGGCGGCTGCGGGAGCTCGGCGAACTGCACCGGGCGGGGATACTGACCGACGAGGAGTTCTCCACGGCCAAGCAGGCCGTCCTCAAGCGCATGTGA
- a CDS encoding pyridoxal phosphate-dependent decarboxylase family protein: MRSHLLNDTTAELYRSSVTEGVERVANKLATTRRPFTGVTPDELAPTIAAVDLDQPLGDSSAALDELERVYLRDAVYFHHPRYLGHLNCPVVIPAVLGEAVLSAVNSSLDTWDQSAGGTLIERKLIDWTTHRIGLGPAADGVFTSGGTQSNLQAMLLAREETKTDDLSKLRVLSSECSHFSVQKSANLLGLGRDAVVSVPVDRDRRMQTVALAAELEKCRRAGLVPMAVVATAGTTDFGSIDPLPEIAALCEEYGVWMHVDAAYGCGLLASPTRRGLLEGVQHADSVTVDYHKSFFQPVSSSALLVRDGATLRHATYHADYLNPAPTVEGGAPPVPAGPRGRIPNQVDKSLQTTRRFDALKLWMTLRVMGADGVGQLFDEVCDLASEGWRLLAADPRYDVVVEPRLSTLVFRCVPEGVTSAAEIDRANLYARKALFASGEAVVAGTKVDGRQYLKFTLLNPETTVADIAAVLDLIAGHAEQYLGENLVHAS; the protein is encoded by the coding sequence ATGCGCTCGCACCTGCTCAACGACACAACGGCGGAGCTCTACCGCAGCTCAGTGACCGAAGGAGTCGAGCGGGTGGCGAACAAACTCGCCACGACAAGGCGCCCGTTCACGGGAGTCACCCCGGACGAACTGGCCCCGACGATCGCCGCCGTCGACCTCGACCAGCCGCTCGGCGACTCCTCCGCCGCACTGGACGAGCTGGAGCGGGTGTACCTGCGCGACGCGGTCTACTTCCACCACCCGCGCTACCTCGGCCACCTCAACTGCCCGGTCGTGATACCCGCTGTGCTGGGCGAGGCCGTCCTCTCCGCCGTCAACTCCTCGCTGGACACCTGGGACCAGAGCGCCGGCGGCACGCTGATCGAGCGCAAGCTCATCGACTGGACCACCCACCGGATCGGCCTCGGCCCCGCCGCCGACGGCGTCTTCACCAGCGGCGGCACCCAGTCCAACCTCCAGGCGATGCTGCTCGCCCGCGAGGAGACCAAGACGGACGACCTGTCGAAGCTGCGCGTCCTGTCCTCCGAGTGCAGCCACTTCAGCGTCCAGAAGTCCGCGAACCTCCTCGGCCTCGGCCGGGACGCCGTCGTGTCCGTGCCCGTCGACCGCGACCGGCGCATGCAGACCGTGGCCCTCGCCGCCGAACTGGAGAAGTGCCGGCGCGCCGGACTGGTACCGATGGCGGTCGTCGCCACCGCCGGCACCACGGACTTCGGCTCCATCGACCCGCTGCCCGAGATCGCAGCGCTGTGCGAGGAGTACGGCGTCTGGATGCACGTCGACGCCGCTTACGGCTGCGGGCTGCTCGCCTCGCCGACGCGCCGCGGGCTCCTGGAGGGCGTCCAGCACGCCGACTCTGTGACCGTCGACTACCACAAGTCCTTCTTCCAGCCGGTGAGTTCCTCCGCGCTGCTGGTGCGGGACGGCGCCACTCTGCGGCACGCCACCTACCACGCGGACTACCTCAACCCCGCGCCGACCGTGGAGGGGGGGGCACCTCCCGTGCCCGCGGGGCCACGGGGGAGGATCCCCAACCAGGTGGACAAGTCCCTCCAGACCACCCGCCGCTTCGACGCCCTCAAGCTGTGGATGACCCTGCGCGTCATGGGCGCGGACGGCGTCGGACAGCTCTTCGACGAGGTGTGCGACCTCGCGTCCGAGGGCTGGCGGCTGCTCGCCGCCGACCCCCGCTACGACGTCGTCGTCGAGCCCCGGCTGTCCACCCTGGTCTTCCGCTGCGTCCCGGAGGGCGTCACCTCCGCCGCGGAGATCGACCGCGCCAATCTGTACGCCCGCAAGGCCCTGTTCGCCTCCGGGGAGGCCGTCGTGGCCGGGACCAAGGTCGACGGCCGCCAGTACCTGAAATTCACCCTGCTGAACCCCGAGACGACCGTGGCCGACATCGCCGCCGTCCTCGACCTCATAGCCGGCCACGCCGAGCAGTACCTTGGAGAGAACCTTGTCCACGCCTCCTGA
- a CDS encoding siderophore-interacting protein, with the protein MPTAAAAPFRFFPLQVVRTRRLGPSLIRVTFGGKALEGFASGGRDQSLSLFLPHPGQEEPVIPLPGEEDMYARLGAWRALPDDERAVMRSYTVREQRPDAGEHGELDIDFAVHEHGGPACRWAQKASVGDRVTILGPALADNTAVRFRLPEDADSVVIWADETALPAASAILEWLPAGIRAQVWIEVPHTGDRSEPETAADATVTWLVRDEGAPPAVEALRAAEFAGSAPYAWIAGESGSVKALRRHLVNERGLDRRRVTFVGYWRKGLSEDALRESPDDDA; encoded by the coding sequence ATGCCGACGGCCGCAGCCGCCCCGTTCCGTTTCTTCCCTCTCCAGGTCGTGCGGACGCGGCGGCTCGGCCCGTCGCTGATCCGGGTCACCTTCGGGGGCAAAGCCCTCGAAGGGTTCGCCTCCGGCGGCCGCGACCAGTCGCTCTCGCTCTTCCTGCCGCACCCGGGACAGGAGGAACCCGTCATCCCGCTCCCCGGCGAGGAGGACATGTACGCGCGGCTCGGCGCCTGGCGGGCCCTGCCGGACGACGAGCGGGCCGTTATGCGCTCGTACACGGTTCGCGAGCAACGCCCCGACGCCGGTGAACACGGCGAGCTGGACATCGACTTCGCCGTCCACGAGCACGGCGGCCCGGCCTGCCGCTGGGCGCAGAAAGCCTCCGTCGGTGACCGGGTGACGATCCTCGGGCCCGCGCTCGCCGACAACACCGCGGTGCGCTTCCGGCTGCCCGAGGACGCCGACTCGGTGGTGATCTGGGCGGACGAGACCGCGCTGCCCGCCGCCTCGGCGATCCTGGAGTGGCTGCCCGCCGGGATCCGCGCGCAGGTCTGGATCGAGGTCCCGCACACCGGTGACCGGAGCGAGCCGGAGACCGCGGCCGACGCCACCGTCACCTGGCTGGTGCGGGACGAGGGCGCGCCACCGGCCGTCGAGGCGCTGCGCGCCGCCGAGTTCGCCGGCTCCGCCCCGTACGCCTGGATCGCGGGCGAGTCGGGCTCCGTCAAGGCGCTGCGCCGCCATCTCGTGAACGAGCGCGGACTCGACCGCCGCCGCGTCACCTTCGTCGGCTACTGGCGCAAGGGCCTCAGTGAGGACGCCCTGCGCGAGTCGCCCGACGACGACGCGTAG
- a CDS encoding universal stress protein: MAGHEIPEPADRKQVADPVSELQAAEQSRDSCDPAFRHGVVVGFDGSTSSERALAYAIGMASRSGSGLIIVHVANRLPTTVWAGCEPPVFVDVPDHRTEVLGLELACADYLSEVPWILVERGGDICHELEEVGREYSADAIVVGSTHGIVGRIFGSVSGRLARRAQRPVIVIP, encoded by the coding sequence ATGGCCGGTCACGAAATTCCCGAACCCGCGGACCGCAAGCAGGTCGCCGACCCCGTGTCGGAGCTGCAGGCGGCGGAACAGTCGCGCGATTCCTGCGATCCCGCCTTCCGGCACGGAGTCGTGGTCGGCTTCGACGGATCGACATCGAGCGAGCGGGCGCTGGCGTACGCGATCGGGATGGCCAGTCGCTCCGGTTCGGGCCTCATCATCGTGCATGTCGCCAACCGCCTTCCCACCACGGTGTGGGCGGGCTGCGAGCCGCCGGTCTTCGTCGACGTCCCGGACCACCGGACCGAGGTGCTGGGGCTCGAACTCGCCTGTGCCGACTACCTCTCCGAGGTTCCTTGGATCCTCGTCGAGCGCGGCGGCGACATCTGCCACGAGCTCGAGGAGGTCGGCCGGGAGTATTCGGCCGACGCCATCGTGGTCGGTTCCACCCATGGCATCGTGGGGCGCATTTTCGGCTCGGTCTCGGGGCGGTTGGCCCGCCGTGCGCAGCGGCCCGTCATCGTCATCCCGTAG